One Niabella beijingensis DNA window includes the following coding sequences:
- a CDS encoding TolC family protein, protein MKFFFIGFFFIFIPQMLLAQDKNYTLEQCIDIALNSNLQVTQAANQAGRDQIGKKQARLNMLPNLNASASHGWFFGRSIDNTTNAFVDNNIYSGDYNISGGVTLFRGMNLQNTARQAAMTAAASDMSWQQQKDNITLNVILAYLQMMSSQDILSQTNDQATLSEKQVTRLKDMDAKGAIAPSDLFDMKGQYANDQATIINAKRDVETAKINICTLMNVPYDSSMKFERMTVSDILEKNNTNATDAYEAALQRFAQIKAADFSVKSATYGLKAARSKLFPTLDFGYGMSSRYAQSSSASLADQLKNNNNKNLGFTLSVPIFNNLQARNNIKLARLDLKDAEQNDKAVKTQLQQNIEAAAVNMNAAFDRYKKLQDRVNALQQSYQAAEARFNVGQWNSVEYLTVKNNLDRANIDLIGGKYEYLLRVKIYNYYQGIGN, encoded by the coding sequence ATGAAGTTTTTTTTTATCGGATTTTTTTTCATATTTATTCCGCAGATGCTGCTGGCACAGGATAAAAATTATACCCTGGAGCAATGCATTGATATTGCACTTAACAGCAACCTGCAGGTGACCCAGGCGGCCAACCAGGCCGGACGCGATCAGATCGGCAAAAAGCAGGCCCGGCTGAACATGCTGCCCAATCTGAATGCATCAGCAAGTCACGGCTGGTTCTTTGGCCGGAGTATTGATAATACGACCAATGCTTTTGTTGATAATAATATTTATTCCGGAGATTATAATATTTCCGGTGGTGTTACCTTATTCCGGGGAATGAATCTGCAGAATACCGCCCGCCAGGCGGCTATGACAGCCGCAGCTTCTGACATGAGCTGGCAACAACAGAAGGATAATATTACCTTAAACGTGATCCTGGCCTACCTGCAAATGATGAGTTCTCAGGATATCCTGTCACAAACCAACGACCAGGCAACGCTTTCCGAAAAACAGGTGACCCGGCTGAAAGATATGGATGCCAAGGGTGCAATAGCACCATCGGATCTTTTTGATATGAAGGGCCAGTATGCCAATGACCAGGCTACGATTATCAATGCAAAACGTGATGTGGAAACGGCAAAGATCAACATCTGCACATTAATGAATGTTCCCTACGACAGCAGTATGAAGTTTGAACGGATGACTGTTTCGGATATCCTTGAGAAAAATAATACAAATGCTACCGATGCCTACGAGGCAGCGCTCCAGCGTTTCGCGCAGATAAAGGCCGCGGACTTCTCTGTTAAGAGTGCGACTTACGGGCTGAAGGCTGCCCGCTCCAAACTGTTCCCCACGCTCGACTTTGGTTATGGCATGAGCAGCCGTTATGCACAGTCATCTTCAGCAAGTCTGGCCGACCAGCTGAAGAACAACAATAATAAAAACCTGGGCTTTACACTGTCAGTGCCCATTTTTAACAACCTGCAGGCACGGAATAATATAAAACTGGCCCGGCTTGATCTGAAGGACGCGGAGCAAAATGACAAGGCGGTAAAAACACAGTTGCAACAGAACATTGAGGCCGCTGCAGTAAATATGAATGCTGCCTTTGACCGGTATAAAAAATTGCAGGACCGCGTGAATGCCCTGCAGCAATCGTACCAGGCCGCAGAAGCGCGCTTTAACGTGGGACAATGGAACTCGGTGGAATATCTTACCGTAAAAAATAACCTCGACCGTGCCAACATTGACCTGATCGGCGGGAAGTATGAATACCTGCTGCGGGTGAAGATCTATAATTATTATCAGGGGATAGGGAATTAG
- a CDS encoding zinc-dependent metalloprotease: MKRIIAPIVWITAVLAVCGCSKKDTPFNNNPDADAAAYTKPVGAASKDLLTSTPFSSLIVEIQYIRGYAPDGAALDQLKQFLANRLHKPGGITITTTIIADPGKTTLSLSQIKEIENNNRTVFNSGTQLSVYILYSNSDFTDAGTLGIVYRNTSAALMGKKIHENSGGFGQVSRTKLEATVLEHEIGHLLGLVDLGSPMQSAHKDAAHGNHCSNEQCLMFYASETTDVFGFLSRNNPPALDAGCIADLKANGGK, from the coding sequence CTAAAAAGGACACTCCTTTTAACAACAATCCTGATGCAGATGCTGCCGCCTATACCAAACCGGTTGGAGCTGCGTCAAAGGATCTGTTGACCAGTACTCCTTTCAGTTCCCTCATTGTAGAGATACAATACATCCGGGGCTATGCCCCTGACGGAGCGGCGCTGGATCAGTTAAAACAATTCCTCGCCAACCGGCTCCATAAGCCGGGGGGAATTACCATTACCACAACGATCATTGCGGACCCCGGTAAAACAACGCTGTCGCTGAGCCAGATCAAGGAGATCGAGAATAATAACCGCACAGTTTTTAACAGCGGCACTCAATTAAGTGTGTATATCCTTTATTCCAACAGTGATTTTACCGATGCCGGTACCCTGGGAATCGTATACCGCAATACCTCGGCCGCCCTGATGGGTAAAAAGATCCATGAGAACTCCGGTGGCTTCGGACAGGTGAGCCGGACCAAACTGGAGGCCACCGTTCTGGAGCATGAAATAGGACATTTGCTGGGATTGGTTGACCTCGGATCGCCCATGCAGTCCGCACATAAAGACGCAGCACATGGCAATCATTGCAGCAACGAGCAATGCCTTATGTTTTACGCTTCGGAAACCACCGATGTGTTTGGTTTTTTATCGCGCAATAACCCCCCGGCACTGGATGCGGGCTGTATTGCCGACCTGAAGGCCAATGGAGGCAAGTGA
- a CDS encoding ABC transporter permease: protein MIRNYIKIAWRNIRKQVLYSSVNIIGLFAGILFFFLIGAYVWSEFRVNRELKNAGNQYILTSLWKNPDMGTDLATIGPLAKRLKEDYPRLVRNYYRFDGITAVVAKGDKKLKQDVQLGDSGFLTMYGFKLLGGNAATALEQPFSVVITKKIAFTYFNSTDVIGQTLAIRSFSGDIHDFKITAVLDELPENTVTQLTSASPSQVFVPVANYDYFGRTDLDSWQNIYIASYIELQNGVKAADLKAPIEQLLKQNTTETVQQYLRVAPVPLTKYHLSRNNGLIQRTVYTLSLVGLFILIMAVINFVNVSISNAGTRIREIGVRKVIGGRRRQLVFQFLSESVILVALAVLLALAAYPVTKGVFADVVGKPLPSLFSFPPYFVVFPLLLILVIGVLSGLYPALRLSSINMINAMKGTLKSVGEHVLLRKGLVTFQFAVALLVLVAAFVITRQVMHFFSRSLGYNKEFMVSAQVPRDWSKPGVDKMISIRDQFAALPEVTAVSLSYEIPNGNNGGQAPVYKMGTDTASALPFQVLSSDEKYLNTYGIALKEGRSFEGYRRDSGQVILNETGARVLGYQSVADAVGKKIQIPGDPTLFTVKGVAGDFHFGSMLGKIPPILIFNINFNPTYRFLSFRLKPGNVQASLDALQKKWSSLIPETAFEYRFMDDDLQIMYAKELQLKKAAYVAGILALVIVLLGIFSLVSLSIQKRIKEIGVRKVLGASASSIVRLLAREFVVVLLIAVLVAVPLGYWLMSRWLQNYAYHIKIAPEIFVVAFFCIAFVTFLLIAAQAAKAAFANPVKALRSE from the coding sequence ATGATCAGGAACTATATAAAAATAGCGTGGCGGAATATCCGGAAGCAGGTATTATACAGTAGTGTAAATATCATCGGACTTTTTGCCGGTATCCTGTTTTTCTTTTTGATCGGTGCTTATGTGTGGAGTGAGTTCCGGGTAAACCGGGAACTCAAAAATGCGGGGAACCAATATATACTCACAAGTTTGTGGAAAAATCCGGATATGGGAACAGACCTGGCGACAATTGGTCCCTTGGCAAAACGCTTAAAAGAAGATTATCCCAGGCTTGTAAGGAATTATTACCGGTTTGATGGCATTACAGCTGTTGTTGCAAAGGGCGACAAAAAACTTAAGCAGGATGTACAGCTGGGCGATTCCGGTTTTTTGACCATGTACGGCTTTAAATTGCTGGGAGGTAATGCTGCTACAGCCTTGGAACAGCCTTTTAGTGTGGTAATCACAAAAAAAATAGCATTCACCTATTTTAACAGCACAGATGTGATCGGTCAAACTCTGGCCATACGCAGCTTCTCAGGAGATATTCATGATTTTAAGATCACGGCAGTATTAGATGAGCTTCCGGAGAATACGGTTACACAATTGACATCTGCATCTCCAAGCCAGGTTTTCGTTCCCGTAGCCAACTATGATTATTTTGGCCGCACCGATCTGGACAGCTGGCAAAATATTTATATTGCCTCTTATATTGAGTTGCAAAATGGTGTGAAAGCCGCGGACCTCAAAGCGCCGATTGAACAATTATTAAAACAGAATACAACCGAAACGGTGCAGCAGTATCTTCGTGTAGCTCCTGTACCGCTTACAAAATATCACTTGAGCAGAAATAATGGCCTGATACAGCGTACTGTTTATACGTTGTCGCTGGTGGGATTATTCATCCTGATAATGGCTGTGATTAATTTTGTTAATGTAAGCATCAGTAATGCCGGTACGCGGATCCGGGAGATTGGAGTACGCAAGGTAATTGGGGGAAGAAGGAGACAGCTCGTTTTCCAGTTTCTTTCAGAATCGGTCATCCTGGTGGCTCTTGCTGTTCTTCTGGCCCTTGCCGCTTATCCTGTAACGAAGGGTGTTTTTGCAGATGTGGTTGGTAAGCCCCTTCCGTCACTATTTTCCTTTCCCCCGTATTTCGTGGTTTTTCCGCTTTTACTGATATTGGTCATCGGGGTTTTATCCGGACTGTACCCTGCACTTCGACTTTCTTCCATTAACATGATAAATGCAATGAAAGGAACGCTTAAATCTGTTGGCGAGCATGTATTGTTGCGGAAAGGGTTGGTGACATTCCAGTTTGCAGTTGCGTTACTGGTACTCGTTGCGGCCTTTGTGATTACCCGGCAGGTAATGCATTTTTTCAGCAGAAGTCTGGGTTATAATAAGGAATTTATGGTATCTGCACAGGTGCCGCGTGATTGGTCGAAACCCGGCGTAGATAAGATGATTTCAATAAGAGATCAATTTGCTGCATTACCGGAAGTGACGGCGGTCTCTTTATCTTATGAGATCCCGAACGGAAACAACGGGGGACAGGCACCCGTGTATAAAATGGGAACGGATACCGCTTCGGCACTTCCGTTCCAGGTCTTGTCGAGTGATGAAAAATATCTAAATACATACGGGATCGCGTTAAAGGAGGGGCGTTCTTTTGAAGGGTACCGCCGCGATTCAGGACAGGTGATCCTTAATGAAACAGGCGCCAGAGTCCTGGGTTATCAATCGGTTGCTGATGCGGTCGGCAAAAAGATACAGATACCGGGGGATCCAACGCTATTTACAGTAAAAGGCGTTGCCGGTGATTTTCATTTCGGATCCATGTTGGGGAAGATACCACCGATCCTGATCTTTAACATTAACTTTAATCCTACGTATCGCTTTTTATCGTTCAGACTGAAACCCGGAAATGTTCAGGCTTCCCTGGATGCCCTGCAAAAAAAATGGTCATCACTGATACCAGAAACTGCATTCGAATACCGGTTTATGGATGATGATTTACAGATCATGTACGCCAAAGAGCTGCAGTTAAAAAAGGCGGCTTATGTGGCAGGCATCCTGGCCCTGGTTATTGTATTGCTGGGCATATTCAGCCTGGTTTCTTTAAGTATCCAAAAACGGATTAAAGAGATTGGTGTACGAAAAGTTCTTGGAGCTTCCGCCTCCAGTATCGTACGGCTGCTGGCAAGGGAATTTGTTGTGGTATTGCTGATCGCAGTGTTGGTTGCGGTACCTCTTGGTTACTGGTTGATGAGCAGATGGCTGCAGAATTATGCATATCATATAAAAATAGCACCGGAAATATTTGTTGTTGCTTTTTTTTGCATTGCATTCGTTACTTTTTTGCTCATCGCCGCGCAAGCGGCAAAGGCAGCGTTCGCTAACCCTGTAAAAGCGTTACGCTCGGAATAA
- a CDS encoding ABC transporter ATP-binding protein: protein MLLALRGIYKWVNTGINRTFLLKDINLDIDEGEFVSVMGPSGSGKSTLLNVIGMLDDFDEGQYHFMGEAVQQLKEKQRTALYKQYIGFVFQAYHLIDELTVYENIETPLLYKGIKTSERKAMVADMLDRFQIVGKKDLFPTQLSGGQQQLVGIARALIGNPKLLLADEPTGNLNSRQGEEIMELFRQLNQEGVTIIQVTHSEKNAEYGSRIIHLLDGHVERRNNG from the coding sequence ATGTTATTAGCATTAAGAGGAATTTACAAATGGGTGAACACGGGGATCAACCGCACTTTTTTGCTCAAGGATATCAACCTGGATATTGATGAAGGAGAATTTGTGTCTGTAATGGGCCCTTCCGGCTCAGGAAAGTCGACATTGCTGAATGTGATCGGCATGCTGGATGATTTTGATGAAGGACAGTATCATTTTATGGGTGAAGCCGTACAGCAGCTGAAGGAAAAACAACGCACGGCATTGTACAAACAGTATATCGGGTTTGTCTTTCAGGCCTATCACCTGATCGATGAGCTTACCGTTTATGAGAATATTGAAACGCCGCTCCTGTATAAGGGGATTAAAACCTCTGAACGGAAGGCGATGGTGGCCGATATGCTGGACCGGTTCCAGATCGTGGGGAAAAAAGATCTGTTCCCGACCCAGCTTTCAGGCGGACAACAGCAACTGGTGGGAATTGCAAGAGCGCTGATCGGTAATCCTAAATTGCTGTTGGCAGATGAACCGACCGGTAACCTGAACTCCAGGCAGGGGGAGGAGATCATGGAATTGTTCCGTCAGCTGAACCAGGAGGGGGTAACCATTATCCAGGTAACCCATTCCGAAAAGAACGCCGAATACGGGTCCCGGATCATTCATTTGTTAGACGGACATGTGGAACGCAGAAACAATGGATGA